Proteins encoded by one window of Lycium barbarum isolate Lr01 chromosome 11, ASM1917538v2, whole genome shotgun sequence:
- the LOC132619952 gene encoding uncharacterized protein LOC132619952, translating to MDIKMKSHVKEKHFYTLGVLHMARPWQYDRRAHHDGYLNTYSFIVDGLKINLKPLHPREFNKKTKPMGDALLTRSQVVGHINKEEPLYIAVAIEDSQQKDKELDARAKKLLTKFDDVISEDVPLELPPMHDIQHQIDLVPGDSLPNKASYRMNPTQQAEL from the exons ATGGACATAAAGATGAAGAGCCATGTCAAAGAGAAACACTTTTACACACTAGGCGTACTTCACATGGCAAG accatggcaatatgataggcgTGCTCATCATGATGGATACCTTAACACCTATTCATTTATTGTTGATGGACTTAAGATAAATTTGAAGCCATTGCACCCAAGAGAGTTTAATAAGAAGACCAAACCCATGGGTGATGCCCTATTGACCAGATCACAAGTTGTTGGCCACATTAATAAAGAAGAGCCATTGTATATTGCAGTAGCTATAGAAGACTCACAACAGAAGGATAAAGAGTTAGATGCACGAGCCAAAAAGCTACTTACTAAGTTTGATGATGTGATCTCTGAGGATGTCCCATTAGAACTTCCACCTATGCATGATATTCAACATCAAATTGACCTTGTACCTGGGGATTCTTTGCCGAACAAAGCTTCTTATAGGATGAATCCTACACAACAAGCTGAACTCTAA